One genomic window of Monodelphis domestica isolate mMonDom1 chromosome 1, mMonDom1.pri, whole genome shotgun sequence includes the following:
- the SLC32A1 gene encoding vesicular inhibitory amino acid transporter encodes MATLLRSKLSNVATSVSNKSQAKVSGMFARMGFQAATDEEAVGFAHCDDLDLEHRQGLQMDILKSEPSEEGAEPPVEGDFHYQRDGSGPLPPSGSKEQGMCSEFGGGQDKPKITAWEAGWNVTNAIQGMFVLGLPYAILHGGYLGLFLIIFAAVVCCYTGKILIACLYEENEDGEIVRVRDSYVDIANACCSPRFPKLGGRIVNVAQIIELVMTCILYVVVSGNLMYNSFPSLPVSQKSWSIIATAALLPCAFLKNLKAVSKFSLLCTLAHFVINILVIAYCLSRARDWAWEKVKFYIDVKKFPISIGIIVFSYTSQIFLPSLEGNMQKPKEFHCMMNWTHIAACVLKGLFALVAYLTWADETKEVITDNLPSTIRAVVNIFLVAKALLSYPLPFFAAVEVLEKSFFQEGSRTFLPNCYGGDGRLKPWGLTLRCALVVFTLLMAIYVPHFALLMGLTGSLTGAGLCFLLPSLFHLKLLWRKLLWHHVFFDAAIFLIGGICSVSGFVHSLEGLIEAYRTNSED; translated from the exons ATGGCCACCTTGCTTCGCAGCAAACTGTCCAATGTGGCCACCTCTGTGTCCAACAAATCTCAGGCCAAGGTGAGTGGCATGTTCGCCAGGATGGGCTTCCAGGCAGCCACTGATGAGGAGGCTGTGGGTTTCGCCCATTGCGACGATCTGGACCTGGAGCATCGGCAGGGACTGCAGATGGATATCCTCAAATCGGAGCCCAGCGAGGAGGGTGCCGAGCCTCCCGTCGAGGGTGACTTCCATTACCAGAGGGATGGCTCTGGGCCCTTGCCTCCCTCGGGTTCAAAGGAGCAGGGCATGTGCTCTGAGTTCGGGGGTGGCCAGGACAAGCCCAAGATCACTGCCTGGGAGGCAGGCTGGAATGTGACCAACGCCATCCAG GGTATGTTTGTCCTGGGCCTACCCTATGCTATTCTGCATGGAGGATACTTAGgactgtttttaattattttcgcTGCGGTGGTATGCTGCTACACTGGCAAAATTCTTATCGCATGCCTCTACGAGGAAAATGAAGACGGGGAGATAGTCCGGGTGAGGGACTCCTACGTGGACATTGCCAACGCCTGCTGCTCTCCCAGGTTCCCCAAACTGGGTGGGAGGATAGTCAATGTGGCTCAGATTATCGAGTTGGTCATGACGTGCATCCTCTATGTAGTGGTTAGTGGCAATCTGATGTACAACAGCTTCCCCAGCTTGCCGGTCTCTCAGAAGTCCTGGTCTATTATCGCCACTGCGGCGCTGTTGCCCTGCGCCTTTTTGAAAAATCTAAAGGCCGTCTCCAAATTCAGCTTGCTCTGTACCTTGGCCCACTTCGTAATCAACATCCTAGTCATCGCCTACTGCTTATCCAGGGCCCGAGACTGGGCTTGGGAGAAGGTCAAGTTTTACATAGATGTGAAGAAGTTCCCCATCTCTATAGGCATCATCGTCTTTAGCTACACCTCGCAGATCTTCCTCCCATCCTTGGAAGGCAATATGCAGAAGCCCAAGGAGTTCCACTGCATGATGAACTGGACGCACATCGCGGCCTGCGTGCTCAAGGGCCTCTTTGCGCTGGTGGCTTACCTGACCTGGGCGGACGAGACCAAGGAGGTCATCACCGACAACCTGCCATCCACCATTCGTGCTGTGGTCAATATCTTCCTGGTGGCCAAGGCGCTGCTATCCTATCCGCTGCCGTTCTTTGCCGCTGTGGAAGTGCTGGAGAAGTCCTTCTTCCAGGAAGGCAGCCGAACCTTCCTCCCCAACTGCTATGGGGGAGATGGTCGACTGAAGCCCTGGGGGCTGACGCTGCGTTGTGCGCTCGTGGTGTTCACGTTGCTCATGGCCATCTACGTGCCGCATTTCGCATTGCTCATGGGCCTCACTGGAAGCCTGACCGGGGCTGGCCTCTGCTTCTTGCTGCCCAGTCTCTTCCATCTCAAGTTGCTCTGGCGCAAATTACTCTGGCACCACGTCTTCTTCGACGCAGCCATTTTCCTCATTGGTGGCATCTGCAGCGTTTCCGGCTTCGTGCACTCCCTGGAGGGGCTCATCGAGGCTTACCGAACCAATTCAGAAGACTAA